A genome region from Akkermansiaceae bacterium includes the following:
- a CDS encoding nucleotidyltransferase, with protein MNKWEDTFARWSQGPGKTEDEKCERAVAAIRKAIGDDSKLNKRNIVVFPQGSYRNRTNIRIESDVDVCICCKNPFFAEYPKDTSDEHFGNVSGDYPYPEFKNDVEAALVRYFGRQHVNRGNKAFDLKSNTYRVDADAVPTFSHRRYASDRSWIEGVELRPDDGNPSRIINWPEQVYSNGVQKHTNTARRYKKVIRIFKNLRNQMQKDGISQANDIASFLIECLIWNVPNPSFGNPSLTADVRACLIHLIPKTKEDEPCLEWGEVSELKYLFRPTQPWTRQQAHAFLCACWHYLRF; from the coding sequence ATGAACAAATGGGAAGACACTTTCGCGCGCTGGTCGCAAGGCCCGGGAAAAACGGAGGATGAGAAATGCGAGCGTGCCGTCGCCGCAATCCGAAAGGCCATTGGGGACGACTCCAAGCTCAACAAGCGGAACATCGTCGTCTTTCCTCAAGGATCGTATCGCAACCGCACCAACATCCGGATTGAGAGCGACGTGGATGTTTGCATCTGCTGCAAGAACCCGTTTTTCGCCGAATACCCTAAAGACACCTCCGATGAACACTTTGGCAATGTCTCTGGCGACTACCCTTACCCCGAATTCAAGAACGATGTGGAGGCGGCTCTTGTCCGCTACTTCGGCAGACAGCATGTCAATCGCGGCAACAAAGCCTTCGACCTCAAGAGCAACACCTACCGTGTCGATGCCGATGCGGTCCCAACCTTCTCCCACCGCCGCTACGCGTCAGACCGGTCATGGATCGAAGGCGTGGAGCTGAGGCCCGATGACGGGAATCCATCCAGAATCATCAACTGGCCGGAACAGGTTTACAGCAACGGCGTCCAAAAACACACCAACACCGCTCGCCGCTACAAGAAGGTCATCCGCATCTTCAAAAATCTCCGGAACCAAATGCAGAAGGATGGCATTAGCCAAGCAAACGACATCGCCTCGTTCCTCATCGAGTGCCTGATCTGGAATGTGCCCAATCCATCATTCGGAAACCCATCGCTGACTGCGGATGTCCGGGCATGCCTGATTCATCTCATTCCGAAAACCAAGGAAGACGAGCCTTGCCTTGAATGGGGAGAGGTAAGCGAGCTCAAATACCTCTTTCGTCCCACGCAACCATGGACCCGCCAACAGGCTCATGCATTCCTCTGCGCCTGCTGGCACTATCTTCGATTCTAA
- a CDS encoding PriCT-2 domain-containing protein, with amino-acid sequence METARRFGNLSKCLKSRGGLQSKKPLQDMSNNQSTAAFHSSTKTTAEAEKGNPLKSPISFFRRIHDRTPTEETTIIAFILRVRLGSYGETIKQIREFEEQGDHQRADEIKRTLPSVTLSGLVTEGLRAGAHKEGRFQHSGYLQGDFDAKDFHPRAADEIKEMLAGDEHVQSVFLSVKFGVKAIIRIPVCATQSEHTAAFTAAESYFREKYGLKLDASTKDPARLCFVSFDPEAYLMTSPATVLPVTSAKNSRGASMTPGECSILESQDAKGNAASAKHDPLTPETIKGMLTCIPTRPDYDTWLKVSSAVWSATGDEAAGTALLKEWSPEEEPGEYSEKFKTRLTEITAGTLVHLARKHGYQFPSAKSNCDSVDVPEGVFPVPAGEIEYREAGEIIFSTIAPKHRLFIRGGTVHEIKGGGKGHDHFEQLFPERFCSLLENFGHRVARREWQEGGGGGKGKHIWRSRRMPISAAKILLCSDSATSNLPPVRQLAACPVLSKDGEVLGRGYHPHAGGTYVTDGEIPPEMPVEAATAAILGLLDDFNFVTPADKSRAVASFLSPALKMGNWIDDDFPLDVGEATESQSGKTYRQKLVNRTYNEIPSAIPAPRGGVGSLDEAISTALIKGRPFVTLDNFRGKLDSTILEQAVRGVGRVTCRALRVSADVDTGPFNWQLSTNGAEFTRDIANRSIITRIRKQSSGYQFKEYAEGSLEAHVEAQQAFYLGAVFSVIKEWSQNGCPKTDDSRHDFRGWCRSLDWIVQNIFKLAPLLDGHSEEQARTANPALQWLREVTIAARDGKQLQMALTTAQLVSIAEDAGIEFPGNPLGREEPHQRAGKILGRLFRDTEGQPVTVDGLTVARVERDVYVEGRGHEKQKFYSIVPVA; translated from the coding sequence ATGGAAACGGCCCGACGGTTTGGAAACCTGTCGAAATGTCTCAAATCGCGAGGTGGCCTGCAATCGAAAAAACCATTGCAGGACATGTCTAACAATCAATCCACCGCAGCTTTTCATAGCTCAACGAAAACGACCGCCGAGGCGGAGAAGGGTAACCCCTTGAAGTCACCAATTTCCTTCTTCAGACGCATCCATGACCGGACTCCGACGGAGGAAACCACCATCATCGCTTTCATCCTTAGGGTGAGGCTCGGCTCTTACGGGGAGACCATCAAGCAAATCCGCGAGTTCGAGGAACAGGGCGACCATCAACGGGCAGACGAAATCAAGAGGACGTTACCGTCAGTGACTCTGTCGGGACTGGTCACCGAGGGTCTCCGAGCAGGTGCACACAAAGAGGGTCGTTTCCAGCACAGCGGTTATCTGCAGGGTGACTTTGACGCCAAAGATTTCCATCCCCGCGCCGCTGACGAAATCAAGGAAATGCTCGCGGGAGACGAACATGTCCAATCCGTATTTTTGAGCGTAAAGTTCGGGGTGAAGGCCATCATCCGCATCCCCGTTTGCGCAACCCAATCGGAGCATACTGCCGCGTTCACTGCTGCGGAATCGTATTTTCGTGAGAAATACGGACTGAAACTCGACGCCAGCACCAAGGATCCAGCGAGGCTGTGCTTCGTGAGCTTCGACCCTGAGGCATACTTGATGACATCGCCCGCCACCGTGCTACCCGTCACGTCGGCGAAAAATTCGAGAGGTGCATCGATGACACCGGGGGAGTGCTCAATCTTGGAGAGTCAAGACGCCAAAGGCAATGCTGCCAGCGCGAAGCATGACCCCCTCACCCCGGAAACTATCAAGGGCATGCTGACCTGCATTCCGACTCGCCCGGACTACGATACCTGGCTGAAAGTATCGTCAGCCGTATGGTCTGCCACCGGGGACGAAGCGGCCGGAACCGCGCTTTTGAAAGAGTGGAGCCCAGAGGAAGAACCAGGCGAATACAGCGAGAAGTTCAAAACCCGCCTGACTGAAATTACCGCAGGCACTCTTGTCCACTTGGCTAGGAAGCACGGGTATCAATTTCCCTCAGCAAAGAGCAATTGCGACAGCGTGGACGTTCCTGAGGGAGTCTTCCCCGTTCCTGCCGGCGAAATCGAATACCGTGAGGCCGGGGAGATTATCTTCAGTACCATCGCGCCTAAGCACCGGCTGTTTATCCGCGGAGGAACCGTCCATGAGATCAAAGGCGGCGGCAAGGGGCACGATCACTTTGAGCAGCTTTTCCCGGAGCGCTTTTGCAGCCTCCTCGAGAATTTCGGTCATCGAGTAGCCCGGAGGGAGTGGCAGGAGGGGGGAGGGGGTGGGAAGGGAAAACACATCTGGCGGAGCCGTAGGATGCCCATCAGCGCTGCCAAAATTCTTTTGTGTTCAGATTCCGCCACCAGCAACCTGCCGCCGGTTCGGCAGTTGGCAGCATGTCCGGTTCTGAGCAAAGATGGAGAAGTCCTCGGACGTGGGTATCACCCCCACGCTGGCGGCACCTACGTCACCGACGGTGAGATCCCTCCGGAAATGCCAGTGGAAGCTGCCACGGCCGCGATTCTGGGTTTGTTGGATGATTTCAACTTCGTAACACCCGCAGACAAGTCGCGAGCCGTTGCAAGCTTCCTCAGCCCGGCTCTCAAAATGGGCAACTGGATCGACGATGATTTCCCATTGGACGTCGGGGAGGCCACGGAAAGTCAGTCAGGGAAGACCTACCGTCAAAAGCTGGTGAATCGGACCTACAACGAGATCCCATCCGCTATCCCCGCGCCCCGTGGCGGCGTCGGCAGCTTGGACGAAGCCATTTCTACCGCACTCATCAAGGGGCGCCCATTTGTGACGCTCGATAATTTCCGGGGGAAGTTGGATTCTACTATTTTGGAACAGGCAGTACGGGGGGTTGGCAGGGTCACATGCCGTGCGTTGCGCGTAAGTGCGGATGTCGACACGGGGCCTTTCAACTGGCAGCTCTCCACCAACGGCGCGGAGTTCACGAGGGACATCGCCAACCGATCAATCATCACCCGGATCCGAAAGCAGAGTTCGGGATACCAATTCAAGGAATACGCCGAGGGAAGTCTGGAGGCGCATGTTGAGGCACAGCAGGCGTTCTACCTTGGCGCGGTCTTCTCGGTCATCAAGGAGTGGTCTCAGAACGGATGCCCGAAGACAGACGATAGCCGCCACGATTTCCGGGGCTGGTGTAGGTCTCTGGACTGGATCGTCCAGAACATCTTCAAGCTCGCCCCTCTGCTCGACGGCCACTCTGAGGAGCAGGCGCGGACAGCGAACCCCGCACTGCAGTGGCTCCGTGAGGTGACGATCGCGGCGCGGGATGGCAAGCAGTTGCAGATGGCGCTGACCACCGCCCAACTGGTTAGTATCGCGGAGGATGCCGGAATCGAATTTCCGGGCAACCCCTTGGGTCGGGAGGAACCGCATCAGCGGGCGGGTAAAATCCTTGGAAGGTTGTTCCGGGACACGGAGGGGCAGCCTGTCACCGTCGATGGCCTCACAGTCGCACGGGTGGAGCGCGATGTTTATGTCGAGGGTCGGGGTCACGAGAAGCAAAAGTTCTACTCCATCGTGCCTGTTGCATGA
- a CDS encoding site-specific integrase has protein sequence MASLKKRKGSKVYQAQFYVPDLVNGGLRQVRRSTGKTKKSEALLAAADMERAAQGIVKSGSDKAQQAKAILVEMGAEIELEKFTALSARKHVARLLALATGEDMPAYTLESWTAEWLRRKGRDSSKATMARYKSHAEAFLSWLGDERRKKPLESVTSQHVREWREKLQDEGRAGKTVLSYVKDLGAIYRAAMREGIVAFNPCGTAIADTDTGDSQERKPFTLEEVGKLVGAAPSEEWRGLVLVAAFTGLRLGDSARLSWEAVDLDAKKITLIPSKTKRKKREVHIPIQPDLLAYLMAAPVADDSPAAPVFPTLAKKRVNGANGLSDTFKGIMAASGVDRGKPSRIIEEGQGKGAGRITWEKGFHSLRHTFTSWLRNAGVSEEDRMALVGHSTRESHQIYSHPDEKAGRKAIAKLPRLTPDKS, from the coding sequence ATGGCATCACTTAAAAAGCGCAAAGGTTCGAAAGTCTATCAGGCGCAATTCTACGTCCCCGACCTTGTGAACGGCGGTTTACGGCAAGTCAGGAGATCCACAGGGAAAACGAAGAAATCCGAAGCCCTTCTTGCCGCTGCTGACATGGAGCGGGCAGCACAAGGGATCGTGAAATCAGGAAGCGACAAGGCACAGCAAGCAAAGGCCATCCTTGTCGAGATGGGCGCGGAGATCGAGCTGGAGAAGTTCACCGCGCTATCAGCACGAAAGCACGTTGCCAGATTGCTTGCCCTTGCCACGGGCGAGGACATGCCCGCTTATACGCTCGAAAGCTGGACGGCGGAATGGCTCCGCAGGAAGGGGAGGGATTCAAGCAAGGCCACGATGGCGCGATACAAGAGCCACGCGGAAGCCTTCCTCTCATGGCTTGGCGATGAACGGCGCAAGAAGCCCCTCGAAAGCGTCACTTCCCAGCATGTCCGCGAGTGGCGAGAGAAACTGCAGGATGAGGGGCGGGCGGGGAAGACAGTGCTTTCCTATGTCAAAGACCTGGGGGCGATCTACCGGGCAGCCATGCGCGAGGGAATCGTTGCCTTCAATCCATGCGGAACCGCGATTGCCGACACCGATACGGGGGACAGTCAGGAGCGGAAGCCGTTCACGCTGGAGGAAGTCGGGAAGCTGGTAGGTGCCGCCCCTTCCGAGGAATGGCGCGGGCTTGTCCTTGTGGCAGCGTTCACAGGGTTACGGCTTGGCGATTCCGCTCGTTTGTCATGGGAAGCCGTTGACCTTGACGCAAAGAAAATCACTCTCATCCCATCGAAGACGAAAAGGAAAAAGCGCGAAGTTCACATTCCGATCCAGCCCGACTTGCTCGCCTATCTCATGGCCGCCCCGGTTGCCGATGATTCACCTGCCGCCCCAGTTTTTCCTACACTGGCAAAAAAGAGAGTGAACGGCGCAAACGGGCTTTCCGACACATTCAAGGGCATCATGGCCGCCTCTGGCGTGGATCGAGGCAAGCCGTCCAGAATCATCGAAGAGGGGCAGGGCAAGGGCGCGGGGCGCATCACATGGGAGAAGGGATTTCACAGCCTGCGTCATACTTTCACAAGCTGGCTCCGCAATGCTGGCGTGAGTGAAGAAGACAGGATGGCCTTGGTGGGACACAGCACCCGTGAAAGTCATCAGATTTACAGTCATCCGGACGAGAAGGCCGGACGGAAAGCCATCGCCAAGCTGCCGAGACTAACCCCGGACAAGTCATGA
- a CDS encoding LysR family transcriptional regulator has protein sequence MDIIELKQRGLTLDKLLAFLAVARAGSVVQAAGGVESRRSLMSRQIGELEGALGADLFIRKGKSLQITSAGKELALLTASYLDELEALSARFSGDKGILKIGAGAAVLEAMVYPAIRNLRRTLPDYRFEFVPDSTEGIVRQLHDGGLDVGIVRSSFEDSSVVRRPCGTMKFVLVGRRDFDSNLPDWSVMQFLTRIPMALIRGDGSLVTTLHEMAKAAGADLVPTCFADTFGHVKQLLLWGQPGGLLPAILATDLPRSDFHVLDDQQLIALDRRLDLVIDKRAARVRDRLDGIAQMVARSIRDKEQETAPSMARMVENVSRPS, from the coding sequence ATGGACATCATCGAACTGAAGCAGAGAGGGCTGACCTTGGACAAGCTCCTGGCGTTTCTTGCGGTGGCGCGGGCCGGTTCTGTGGTTCAGGCGGCGGGAGGCGTAGAGAGCCGCCGGAGTCTGATGAGTCGACAGATCGGAGAGCTTGAAGGTGCCTTGGGAGCGGATCTATTTATCCGGAAGGGCAAGAGCCTCCAGATCACATCGGCCGGCAAGGAGCTTGCTCTCCTGACCGCCTCCTACCTCGACGAGCTCGAAGCGCTGTCGGCTCGGTTCAGCGGTGACAAGGGCATCCTGAAAATAGGAGCCGGGGCGGCAGTCCTGGAAGCGATGGTCTATCCAGCCATCCGCAACCTGCGCAGGACGCTGCCTGATTATAGATTCGAGTTTGTGCCGGATAGCACGGAAGGGATCGTGCGGCAACTGCACGACGGCGGACTGGATGTCGGCATCGTTCGTTCCAGCTTCGAGGATTCCTCCGTGGTTCGGCGGCCTTGTGGAACGATGAAGTTCGTCTTGGTCGGGAGGAGGGACTTTGACAGCAACCTGCCGGACTGGTCCGTGATGCAGTTTCTCACCCGGATACCCATGGCGTTGATCCGTGGTGATGGTAGTCTGGTCACAACTTTGCACGAGATGGCGAAGGCAGCGGGAGCGGATCTGGTGCCCACATGTTTCGCCGACACCTTTGGACATGTGAAGCAACTCCTCTTGTGGGGACAGCCCGGCGGGCTGCTGCCGGCGATCCTTGCCACTGACCTTCCTCGAAGCGACTTTCATGTCCTTGACGACCAGCAGTTGATCGCCCTGGACCGGCGACTCGATCTAGTGATCGATAAGCGTGCAGCTAGGGTAAGAGATCGGCTCGATGGAATTGCCCAAATGGTGGCGAGGTCGATTCGTGACAAAGAGCAAGAAACAGCGCCCTCCATGGCAAGGATGGTGGAGAATGTTTCAAGGCCAAGCTGA
- a CDS encoding mechanosensitive ion channel family protein: protein MIRLPLFLACALTLFICPALSQENTLSPDPRISTDILALSLDPLTEEELETQTAIWMAALKESSTRIAENEIRLLSGEGDASAISAELLLLRETKAEILTRTQIVLEAYELKGGDASKQMKYLAAVRGIKPANNDVGTRVHAFRTWLGAEDGGMRILLGSIKFIVVLAGFWLLSVFAGKLIRRSISRQANISALLKVFINKMASRIILGIGIIVALGTVGVNVGAALALIGGGAFILAFALQDTLSNFAAGMMLLIYRPFDVGSAVEIGGIKGKVDSVSMVSTTILTFDNQKVLVPNKKVWGETITNITGMDTRRVDMVFGIGYSDDIGKAEEIIARAVSEHPLILSEPEPNIGVHELADSSVNIRCWPWAATSDFLTVRTEITRRVKEDFDAAGISIPFPQRDIHFHGTGTKPAGD from the coding sequence ATGATTCGCCTCCCTCTCTTCTTAGCCTGCGCACTCACCCTGTTCATCTGCCCTGCTCTTTCCCAGGAAAACACCCTCTCCCCCGATCCCCGGATTTCCACCGACATCCTCGCCCTTTCCCTGGATCCGCTCACCGAAGAAGAGCTGGAGACGCAGACGGCCATTTGGATGGCAGCGCTCAAGGAATCATCAACCCGCATCGCAGAAAACGAGATCCGGCTCCTCAGCGGCGAGGGCGATGCCAGCGCGATCAGCGCAGAACTGCTGCTTCTCCGCGAAACCAAGGCGGAGATCCTGACGCGCACGCAGATCGTCCTCGAAGCCTACGAGCTCAAGGGAGGCGATGCTTCGAAACAAATGAAATACCTTGCCGCCGTCCGTGGCATCAAGCCGGCCAACAACGATGTCGGCACCCGCGTCCATGCCTTCCGCACATGGCTGGGCGCCGAGGACGGTGGCATGCGCATCCTTCTTGGAAGCATCAAATTCATTGTCGTCCTCGCAGGTTTCTGGCTGCTATCGGTTTTCGCAGGCAAGCTCATCCGCCGCTCCATCTCAAGGCAGGCGAACATTTCCGCACTCCTAAAGGTGTTCATCAACAAGATGGCCAGCCGCATCATCCTCGGCATCGGCATCATCGTAGCGCTTGGCACGGTCGGCGTGAACGTCGGAGCCGCCCTTGCTCTCATCGGCGGCGGTGCGTTCATCCTCGCCTTCGCGCTCCAGGACACCCTCAGCAACTTCGCCGCAGGCATGATGCTGCTCATCTACCGCCCCTTCGATGTCGGCAGCGCCGTGGAAATCGGCGGGATCAAGGGCAAGGTGGACAGCGTCAGCATGGTCTCAACGACCATTTTAACCTTCGACAACCAGAAAGTCCTCGTCCCCAACAAGAAGGTCTGGGGCGAAACCATCACCAACATCACCGGCATGGACACCCGCCGCGTCGATATGGTCTTCGGCATAGGGTATTCGGATGACATCGGGAAAGCCGAGGAAATCATCGCCCGCGCCGTCTCGGAGCATCCGCTTATCCTCAGCGAGCCGGAACCGAACATCGGCGTCCACGAACTTGCGGACTCCTCGGTGAACATCCGCTGCTGGCCATGGGCCGCCACCTCGGATTTCCTCACGGTCCGCACTGAAATCACAAGGCGCGTCAAGGAGGACTTCGATGCGGCGGGCATCTCCATCCCCTTCCCGCAGCGCGACATCCATTTCCACGGAACCGGGACGAAGCCCGCTGGTGATTGA
- a CDS encoding DUF3024 domain-containing protein produces MAPSQPPLRYPPHPEALLFDEFLAIVDEDENCCFWG; encoded by the coding sequence TTGGCGCCCTCACAGCCCCCGCTGCGTTATCCGCCGCACCCGGAGGCGCTGCTCTTTGACGAGTTCCTCGCGATCGTGGACGAGGATGAGAATTGTTGCTTTTGGGGATGA
- a CDS encoding DUF3883 domain-containing protein, translating to MKLEQIKVGDRIHGVSAGELVTVKSCDLIGSSCAEITYQAASGRTDTRLLYRDDEAKLKLEETKRPLSFTADPQRFRLASEAQRIKLGYLFDPFVAVNTSNVDPLPHQITAVYEAMLGRQPLRFLLADDPGAGKTIMTGLLIKELVIRGDIAKCLIVAPGSLVEQWQDELDQKFSLPFDILTNDALESSRTGNWFTEHDFCIARLDKLSRNEEVQEKLKAVDWDLVIVDEAHKMAATYFGNELKQTKRFQLGKLLSANTRQLLLLTATPHNGKEQDFQLFLSLIDGDRFEGRIRDAAHTQDASDLMRRMVKENLITMDGKPLFPKRHAFTLPFKLSDQEAALYEAVTRYVREEFNRADNLDENRRNTVGFALTILQRRLASSPEAIFQSLKRRRERLEKRLREERLLKRGAEARLSPTPELPDLDEEDIDNIEDAPEYELEAAEEQVVDLATTALTIHELELEIETLKGLEKQAAAVLASGNDTKWVKLAEALDEIVRDKESGKRRKLVLFTEHRDTLRYLEAKLKAFYRSDEAVVTVHGQTPRDQRRAIQEAFTNDPAVLVFLATDAAGEGINLQRAHLMVNYDLPWNPNRLEQRFGRIHRIGQREECWLWNLIAEETREADVFLKLLKKLEQECESLNGAVFDVLGELFKEKSLKQLLIDAVRRADDPSAKDYLSQVIETEFSHERLQSLIDERSLGNEGLTDSRIRDLCDQMERANTLRLQPHHVGGFFEAAFDEQGGRLLPREKNRFEIKNVPLDIRRRDRIVGRGAPVLKSYERITFHKEQVRIDGHPPAALVAPGHPLLDSLIDLVLESNRNLLREGTILIDPHNRTDRPRLLFYILSDVTDGRPARKGSSDRRLLSRRLQFVELTENGEIHDAGAAPYLDYECPREQDGETIASLLEADWLATNLETQARTYAISELVPRHLAEVRTRREHYLDKTRDQVHSRLTREIAFWDNRAVELEEKERAGKSPGKLNSTQAARRRDELAERLRVRIDEIEREKEITALPPVVTGGALIIPESMLRSVPLEPEHSASVREDTTPYRVRDTKTSELAAMEAVMEYERSLGNEPKDVSSENRGYDIESRCGESGKLRFIEVKARHPSATFINLTRNELICALNNPDNWILAYVPVENGGASAPIYRTNAFHDGIPFEASAFRIEIEQIIASGDSAI from the coding sequence ATGAAACTTGAGCAGATCAAAGTTGGCGACCGCATCCACGGCGTCTCCGCTGGCGAACTGGTGACCGTCAAGAGCTGCGACCTCATCGGGTCCAGCTGCGCTGAAATCACTTACCAAGCAGCCTCCGGGCGCACCGACACCCGGCTGCTCTACCGTGACGACGAGGCGAAATTGAAATTGGAGGAGACCAAGCGCCCACTCAGCTTCACCGCAGACCCACAACGCTTCCGACTCGCCTCCGAGGCCCAACGGATCAAGCTCGGCTACCTTTTTGACCCCTTCGTTGCCGTCAACACCTCCAACGTCGACCCGCTGCCCCACCAGATCACAGCGGTTTACGAGGCCATGCTTGGTCGCCAACCTCTTCGTTTCCTCCTCGCAGACGACCCCGGTGCCGGCAAGACCATCATGACCGGCCTGCTCATCAAGGAGCTTGTCATCCGAGGCGACATCGCCAAATGCCTCATCGTCGCCCCGGGTAGCCTGGTGGAGCAGTGGCAGGATGAACTCGACCAGAAGTTCTCCCTCCCCTTCGACATCCTCACCAATGACGCGCTGGAGTCATCCCGCACTGGAAACTGGTTCACCGAGCATGATTTCTGCATCGCACGCCTCGACAAGCTCTCCCGCAACGAGGAGGTGCAGGAGAAACTCAAGGCAGTTGATTGGGACCTGGTGATCGTCGATGAAGCCCATAAAATGGCAGCCACCTATTTTGGCAACGAACTCAAGCAAACCAAGCGCTTCCAACTCGGCAAACTCCTCTCTGCCAATACCCGGCAACTGCTACTCCTCACCGCCACACCTCACAATGGCAAGGAGCAGGACTTTCAGCTCTTCCTCTCTCTGATCGACGGCGACCGCTTCGAGGGCCGCATCCGCGACGCAGCCCACACCCAGGACGCCTCCGATCTCATGCGCCGCATGGTGAAGGAAAACCTCATCACCATGGACGGTAAGCCGCTGTTCCCGAAGCGCCACGCCTTCACGCTGCCCTTCAAGCTCTCTGATCAAGAGGCCGCCCTTTACGAAGCTGTGACCCGCTACGTCCGCGAGGAATTCAACCGCGCCGACAACCTCGATGAAAACCGCCGCAACACCGTCGGCTTCGCGCTCACCATTCTCCAACGCCGCCTCGCCTCGTCCCCGGAAGCGATTTTCCAGAGCCTCAAACGTCGCCGCGAACGCCTCGAAAAGCGCCTGCGCGAGGAACGCCTGCTCAAGCGTGGCGCCGAGGCCCGGCTTTCCCCGACCCCGGAGCTGCCGGATCTCGACGAGGAAGACATCGACAACATTGAAGACGCCCCCGAATACGAGCTCGAAGCGGCCGAGGAGCAGGTCGTTGATCTCGCCACCACCGCGCTCACCATCCACGAGCTCGAACTCGAAATCGAAACGCTCAAGGGTCTGGAAAAGCAGGCAGCAGCCGTGCTGGCCTCCGGCAACGACACCAAGTGGGTGAAGCTGGCCGAGGCCCTCGACGAAATCGTCCGCGACAAGGAGAGTGGCAAGCGCCGCAAGCTCGTCCTTTTCACCGAGCACCGCGACACACTCCGTTATCTCGAAGCCAAGCTCAAGGCCTTCTACCGCTCCGACGAAGCCGTCGTCACCGTCCATGGCCAGACTCCGCGCGACCAGCGTCGCGCCATCCAGGAGGCCTTCACCAACGACCCAGCAGTGCTTGTGTTCCTCGCCACCGATGCCGCCGGCGAGGGCATCAACCTCCAGCGCGCCCACCTCATGGTGAACTACGACCTGCCTTGGAACCCGAACCGCCTCGAACAACGCTTCGGCCGCATCCATCGTATCGGCCAGCGCGAGGAATGCTGGCTCTGGAATCTCATCGCCGAGGAAACCCGCGAGGCCGACGTCTTCCTCAAGTTGCTCAAGAAACTCGAACAGGAATGCGAGTCGCTCAACGGTGCGGTCTTCGACGTGCTTGGAGAACTCTTCAAGGAAAAGTCCCTCAAGCAACTACTTATCGATGCCGTCCGCAGGGCCGACGATCCATCCGCCAAGGACTACCTCAGCCAAGTGATCGAGACCGAATTCTCCCACGAGCGCCTGCAGAGCCTCATCGACGAGCGCTCCCTCGGCAACGAGGGCCTGACTGACTCCCGCATCCGCGATCTCTGTGACCAGATGGAGCGTGCCAACACCCTGCGGCTCCAGCCCCATCATGTCGGCGGGTTCTTCGAGGCCGCCTTCGACGAACAGGGCGGGCGCTTGCTGCCCCGCGAAAAAAACCGCTTCGAGATCAAAAACGTCCCGCTCGACATCCGTCGCCGCGACCGAATCGTTGGCCGTGGAGCACCCGTCCTGAAGTCCTACGAGCGCATCACCTTCCACAAGGAGCAGGTCCGCATCGACGGCCACCCACCCGCCGCTCTCGTTGCCCCGGGCCACCCGCTGCTCGATTCGCTCATCGATCTTGTCCTCGAATCGAACCGCAACCTGCTCCGCGAGGGCACGATCCTCATCGATCCCCACAACCGCACGGATCGCCCCCGCCTGCTTTTCTACATCCTTAGCGACGTCACCGACGGCCGCCCCGCACGCAAGGGGTCTTCGGACCGCCGCCTGCTCTCCCGCCGTCTCCAGTTCGTCGAGCTCACCGAAAACGGCGAAATCCACGATGCCGGCGCCGCCCCTTACCTCGACTACGAATGCCCCCGCGAACAGGACGGCGAGACCATCGCTTCCCTGCTTGAGGCCGACTGGCTCGCCACCAATCTGGAGACTCAGGCCCGCACCTACGCCATCTCCGAGTTGGTGCCCCGCCACCTCGCCGAAGTCCGCACCCGCCGCGAACACTACCTCGATAAAACCCGCGACCAGGTCCACAGTCGCCTCACCCGCGAGATCGCGTTCTGGGACAACCGCGCCGTCGAGCTCGAAGAAAAAGAACGCGCCGGCAAATCCCCCGGCAAGCTCAACTCCACCCAGGCAGCACGCCGCCGCGACGAACTGGCCGAGCGCCTGCGCGTCCGCATTGATGAAATCGAGCGCGAGAAGGAAATCACAGCCCTGCCGCCTGTCGTCACCGGCGGTGCCCTGATCATCCCTGAAAGCATGCTCCGCTCGGTGCCATTGGAGCCGGAGCACTCCGCCAGCGTCCGCGAAGACACCACCCCTTACCGGGTCCGCGATACCAAAACCTCTGAACTGGCCGCCATGGAGGCCGTCATGGAATACGAGCGTTCCCTTGGCAACGAGCCCAAGGACGTTTCCTCCGAAAACCGCGGTTACGACATCGAGTCCCGCTGCGGCGAATCCGGCAAACTCCGCTTCATCGAGGTCAAGGCCCGCCACCCCTCCGCCACCTTCATCAACCTCACTCGCAACGAACTCATCTGCGCCCTCAACAACCCCGACAACTGGATCCTCGCATACGTCCCGGTCGAAAACGGCGGCGCGAGCGCTCCCATCTACCGAACCAACGCCTTCCACGACGGTATCCCCTTCGAGGCCTCCGCCTTCAGAATCGAGATCGAGCAGATCATCGCATCAGGAGATTCTGCAATCTAA